In one Microbacterium invictum genomic region, the following are encoded:
- a CDS encoding carbohydrate ABC transporter permease: MSSVAPVDLPTGEGRDDSSFEEAARDTKSGRIKRRLTSPWATAAAIAIAIVWTIPTFGLFISSFRPAELIQTTGWWTIFQNPGFTLDNYRDVLFSPSQSAPQLGAYFVNSLAIAIPATVFPLVIACMAAYAFAWIKFRGANVLFILVFALQIVPLQMALVPLLQFFSSWLRPLQVGLHNVIPIIPEQNYLPVWIAHTIFALPLAIFLLHNFIHEIPGDVIEAARVDGASHSQIFFRIVLPLAIPAIASFAIFQFLWVWNDLLVALIFSGGTQDVAPLTQRLAELVGSRGQDWQRLTAGAFVSLVVPLIVFFSLQRFFVRGLLAGSTKG; encoded by the coding sequence ATGAGCAGCGTCGCCCCCGTCGATCTTCCCACCGGTGAGGGAAGGGACGATTCGAGTTTCGAAGAGGCAGCCCGCGACACCAAGTCGGGCCGGATCAAGCGGCGCCTGACCTCGCCGTGGGCGACGGCCGCGGCGATCGCGATCGCGATCGTCTGGACGATCCCCACCTTCGGTCTGTTCATCTCCTCCTTCCGGCCTGCCGAGCTGATCCAGACCACCGGCTGGTGGACGATCTTCCAGAACCCCGGCTTCACGCTCGACAACTACCGGGACGTTCTCTTCTCGCCGTCGCAGTCGGCACCGCAGCTGGGGGCGTACTTCGTCAACTCGCTCGCCATCGCCATCCCCGCGACGGTGTTCCCCCTGGTGATCGCCTGCATGGCGGCCTACGCCTTCGCCTGGATCAAGTTCCGCGGTGCGAACGTGCTGTTCATCCTGGTGTTCGCGCTGCAGATCGTGCCGCTGCAGATGGCCCTCGTGCCGCTGCTGCAGTTCTTCTCCTCGTGGCTCCGGCCGCTGCAGGTGGGATTGCACAACGTCATCCCGATCATCCCGGAGCAGAACTACCTGCCGGTGTGGATCGCGCACACGATCTTCGCCCTTCCGCTGGCGATCTTCCTGCTGCACAACTTCATCCACGAGATCCCCGGCGACGTCATCGAGGCGGCGCGCGTGGACGGCGCGTCGCACAGCCAGATCTTCTTCCGGATCGTGCTGCCGCTGGCGATCCCCGCCATCGCGTCCTTCGCGATCTTCCAGTTCCTGTGGGTGTGGAACGACCTGCTGGTCGCCCTCATCTTCTCCGGCGGCACGCAGGACGTCGCGCCGTTGACCCAGCGACTCGCGGAGCTGGTCGGTTCGCGAGGGCAGGACTGGCAACGTCTGACGGCGGGCGCGTTCGTCTCGCTGGTGGTGCCACTGATCGTGTTCTTCTCGTTGCAGAGATTCTTCGTCAGAGGACTCTTGGCGGGGTCGACGAAGGGGTAG
- a CDS encoding HAD-IC family P-type ATPase gives MAEHEIDAPDTDGATDLTIEIDPDAGLRAADVAERVADGRTNAFTADTSRSVWNIVRANVFTLFNGIVFGCFFVLFVLGRWQDALFGFAAFANSIIGCVQEFRAKAALDKLALLNAPRARIRRDGAEGEIAPGEVVLDDILVLRAGDQVPADGVVRRARGLQLDESMLTGEADPVDKREGAEVLSGSVVVAGEGEAQVTRVGADSYANRFAGEAKRFSLVASELRTSINRVLRWMSWLIGPLGLLVLNAQMMVAGGWAEAWESGGWVQAIVNTIAALTAMIPLGLVLMTSIAFAVGAARLASRQVLVNELPAVEGLARVDVICLDKTGTLTVGDIAFDALHGLDEAATASIDVAAVLAWYGAAPDANATARCLREPFPVEQPSVPAATIPFSSARKWSAVSFAHGPAGTWILGAPEMVFGDQATDTATPLGERVVSLAATGRRTLVLAHSSAALTEEDVAAERLPAGVAPAAVLTFRETVRPDAAQTLAYFARQGVGVRIISGDNPRTVAAIARDLGVEAPEGYDARRLPDDDAALAEVLEEHTVFGRVTPEQKKRMVVALQSRGHTVAMTGDGVNDALAIKTADIGIAMNSGSAATKAVARLVLLDGKFSHLPDVVAEGRQVIANIERVSMLFLTKTAYATGLALLFGLLVLEFPFLPRQLSITDGLTIGIPAFFLALLPNTQRYIPGFLRRSLSFAIPAGLIIAISLTAYSLAAASRGVEEAQLRTGSTIILAVVGIWVLTVLSRPVTRVKVLVIGAMFIALLAIFTLPIATDFFQLVDPGRDAAWLLTGVIIVTIGAIEIVRFAHRRVVARDLARASGQAAVPAPTGRADRAVK, from the coding sequence ATGGCCGAGCACGAGATCGACGCCCCCGACACCGATGGCGCGACCGACCTGACGATCGAGATCGATCCGGATGCGGGGCTGCGCGCGGCCGATGTCGCCGAGCGTGTCGCCGACGGCCGCACAAACGCCTTCACGGCCGACACCAGCCGAAGCGTCTGGAACATCGTCCGGGCCAATGTCTTCACGCTGTTCAACGGCATCGTCTTCGGATGCTTCTTCGTCCTGTTCGTGCTCGGCAGGTGGCAGGACGCGCTGTTCGGATTCGCCGCGTTCGCGAACTCGATCATCGGATGCGTGCAGGAGTTCCGGGCCAAGGCGGCGCTGGACAAGCTGGCGCTGCTGAACGCTCCGCGGGCCCGCATCCGCCGAGACGGCGCGGAAGGTGAGATCGCGCCGGGCGAGGTGGTGCTCGACGACATCCTGGTCCTCCGCGCCGGCGATCAGGTTCCCGCCGACGGCGTGGTGCGCCGGGCGCGGGGCCTGCAGCTGGACGAATCGATGCTCACCGGCGAGGCCGACCCGGTCGACAAGCGCGAGGGCGCCGAGGTGCTCTCGGGCTCCGTCGTGGTCGCCGGCGAAGGCGAGGCCCAGGTGACCCGCGTCGGCGCCGACTCGTACGCCAACAGGTTCGCCGGCGAGGCCAAGCGCTTCTCGCTCGTCGCGTCGGAGCTGCGGACCTCCATCAACCGCGTGCTGCGGTGGATGAGCTGGCTCATCGGACCCCTCGGGCTCCTGGTGCTCAACGCCCAGATGATGGTCGCCGGCGGCTGGGCCGAGGCCTGGGAATCGGGCGGGTGGGTGCAGGCCATCGTCAACACGATCGCCGCCCTGACCGCCATGATCCCGCTCGGCCTGGTGCTGATGACCTCGATCGCGTTCGCGGTGGGGGCCGCTCGTCTCGCGAGCCGCCAGGTGCTCGTCAACGAGCTGCCCGCGGTGGAGGGTCTGGCGCGCGTCGATGTGATCTGCCTGGACAAGACCGGCACCCTGACCGTCGGCGACATCGCCTTCGATGCCCTCCACGGTCTCGACGAGGCGGCGACCGCGTCGATCGACGTCGCCGCCGTGCTCGCCTGGTACGGTGCGGCCCCCGACGCCAATGCCACCGCGCGGTGCCTGCGGGAGCCCTTCCCGGTGGAGCAGCCCAGCGTTCCCGCCGCCACCATCCCGTTCTCGTCCGCACGCAAGTGGAGCGCCGTGTCGTTCGCGCACGGCCCGGCGGGGACGTGGATCCTCGGCGCGCCCGAGATGGTCTTCGGCGACCAGGCGACCGACACCGCCACACCGCTGGGGGAGAGGGTCGTCTCGCTCGCGGCCACCGGACGCCGCACTCTGGTCCTCGCGCACTCCTCCGCCGCGCTGACGGAGGAGGATGTCGCCGCGGAGCGCCTTCCCGCGGGGGTCGCGCCGGCGGCGGTACTGACCTTCCGCGAGACGGTGCGCCCCGACGCCGCGCAGACGCTGGCGTACTTCGCCCGTCAGGGCGTCGGGGTGCGCATCATCTCGGGCGACAATCCCCGAACCGTCGCGGCGATCGCCCGCGACCTGGGCGTGGAGGCGCCGGAGGGGTACGACGCCCGGCGGCTTCCCGACGACGACGCCGCCCTCGCGGAGGTGCTCGAGGAGCACACCGTCTTCGGGCGCGTCACGCCCGAGCAGAAGAAGCGGATGGTCGTGGCCCTGCAGAGCCGTGGACACACCGTGGCGATGACCGGTGACGGAGTGAACGACGCCCTCGCGATCAAGACCGCCGACATCGGCATCGCGATGAACTCGGGCTCGGCGGCGACGAAGGCCGTCGCGAGGCTGGTGCTCCTCGACGGCAAGTTCTCCCACCTCCCCGACGTCGTCGCCGAGGGGCGTCAGGTCATCGCCAACATCGAGCGGGTCTCGATGCTCTTCCTCACCAAGACCGCGTACGCGACCGGCCTCGCGCTGCTGTTCGGCCTGCTGGTGCTGGAGTTCCCGTTCCTGCCGCGCCAGCTCTCGATCACCGACGGGCTGACCATCGGCATCCCGGCGTTCTTCCTGGCGCTGCTGCCGAACACCCAGCGCTACATCCCCGGGTTCCTCCGACGCTCCCTGAGCTTCGCGATCCCGGCGGGTCTCATCATCGCGATCTCGCTGACGGCCTATTCCCTGGCGGCGGCGTCACGGGGGGTCGAGGAGGCGCAGCTGCGCACCGGCTCGACGATCATCCTCGCCGTCGTCGGCATCTGGGTGCTGACCGTCCTGTCGCGGCCGGTCACCCGTGTGAAGGTGCTCGTGATCGGTGCGATGTTCATCGCGCTGCTCGCGATCTTCACACTGCCGATCGCGACCGACTTCTTCCAGCTGGTCGATCCGGGCCGCGACGCCGCGTGGCTCCTCACCGGCGTCATCATCGTCACGATCGGAGCGATCGAGATCGTCCGCTTCGCCCACCGGCGGGTCGTGGCGCGCGATCTCGCCCGTGCGTCGGGTCAGGCGGCGGTCCCGGCACCGACCGGCCGCGCGGACCGCGCCGTGAAGTAG